The genome window ATGGCAGAAACTGGAAACCTATGCTTTTATCCATTTCGGCCTCAATACCTTCAATGATAAGGAATGGGGATACGGAAATTCGGATGTAAAAACCTTCAATCCTAAGAAACTGGATTGCGAACAATGGGCAAGAACCCTGGTTGCTGCGGGCATGAAAGGAGTCATCATTACAGCCAAACATCACGACGGCTTCTGCCTCTGGCCTACACGCACCACAGATTACTGCATCCGCAACACACCTTATAAGAATGGTGAAGGTGATGTGGTAGGAGAACTCTCCCAAGCATGTAAGAAATACGGTTTGAAATTCGGAGTTTACCTCTCGCCTTGGGACAGACACCAGGCAAGCTACGGTTCTCCCTACTACCTGAAGCTCTACCAGCGCCAGCTCAAGGAACTTCTGAGCAACTACGGCGAACTTTTCGAAGTATGGTTTGACGGAGCCAACGGAGGAGACGGCTGGTACGGAGGTGCCGAAGAAAGCAGAACCATCGACAGAAGGAACTACTACAATTTTCCTAGGATTTTCGAAATTGTTGACAGTTTACAACCCAATGCCATTCTTTTCGGTGATGGCGGACCGGGATGCCGATGGGTAGGAAATGAAAATGGATTTGCAGGCGAAACCTGCTGGTCTACAATACCATCCAACACCGTCTATCCAGGCTTCAAGGACTACAAACAGTTGCAGTTTGGATGGGAAGACGGCGACCAGTGGACACCAGCTGAGTGCGATGTTTCTATCCGCCCGGGATGGTTCTACCATGAGAAAGAAGACAGTAAGGTAAAAACCGTTGAAGACCTGTGCGATCTCTACTACAAGAGTGTAGGACACAACGCTACCATGTTACTCAACTTCCCGGTAGACAAGGATGGACTCATCCACCCTATCGACTCTGCAAATGCAGTAAACTTCCAAAGGAAAATCCGACAAGAATTATCTGTCAATCTACTGAAAGGCATCACACCTAAAGTAGACAGCCAGCAAGGCAAGCACATTGGCAAGAATATCACAGACGGCCAGTATGACACCTTCTGGGCTTCTAAAAAGAAAAAAGATGCCTATATCGAGTTTCAACTCGGAAAGCCAAAATCTATCACACGCCTCATGCTCCAGGAATACATACCTCTGGGGCAGCGCGTAAAAGCCTTCTCAATCTATTACCAACAAGGCAAAAACTGGGTAAGGCTCGACCCTAAGGAAGAGACTACCACTATCGGCTACAAGCGAATACTTCGCTTCGATAAGATTACTACAAGTGGCATCCGCATCGTAATCGACGATGCAAAGGGATGCCCTTGTATAAACTCCGTTTCAGCATTCTAATAACTAGAAAGAAGTACGAAAAATTTTATAACTAACAATAAATAATAGCCCTATGAACAAAAGAGCAAATTTGTATTTTGCAGCGCTTTTAGGTGCGATGTCACCTCTTTGCACTGTTTCTGCATTGGCTGCTCAAAGCAATTCTACCATTGCTACAGCTACCCAGCAGCAAAACTCATGTACAGGTACTGTTAAAGACGCTACCGGAGAACCTATCATCGGCGCTACCATCAGAATCGAAGGTAAGACCGGTGGAACCGTAACTGACCTGGATGGTAACTTCACCCTCAGCAACATCGAAAAGGGTGCCAAACTTACCATCACTTATGTGGGTTACAAATCACAGACCCTCACATGGAGCGGTAGTCCGCTCAACATCACTTTGCAGGATGATGCCAACATGCTTGAAGAGACCGTAGTCATCGGTTACGGTACAGTAAAGAAGGCTGACTTGGCAGGTTCTGTGGCAGTTTTGGACAGCAAGAATTTCAAGGACCAGCCTGTTGCACGTGTAGAGGATGCCCTCAACGGACGCATGTCTGGTGTGCAGGTAATGTCAAGCGGTGTTCCTGGTGGAGCCATGAAGATTCGTGTACGTGGTACCAGTTCCGTAAACAAGAGCAACGACCCTCTCTACGTAGTAGACGGTATCGTTCGCGAGACAGGTCTTGAGGGTATCAGCCCTGAAGACATCCAAAGCATCCAGGTATTGAAGGACGCATCTTCTACCGCCATCTATGGTGCCCGCGGTGCCAATGGTGTTGTTATGGTACAGACCAAGAGCGGTTCTGCCGGTGCTACCCAGGTAACATTCGATGCAAGTTTCGGTATCTCTAATGCTTACCACATTCCTGAGGTAATGGGAACCAAAGAATATGCACAGGCTTTGATTGACTACAAGGGTGTAGCCAAGAGTGCCATGCAAGGTTATCTTGACGGAACCAAACCAGGTATCGACTGGATGGACGAGTTGCTCCAGACTGGAATCACCCAGAACTATAAGGTAGCAGTTTCTCAGGGCAATGAGAAGACTCAGACCTACTTCTCTGCCAACTATATGGACCAGAAGGGTGTTATCACAGATACAAAATCAAGACGTTACGCTATCAAGGCTAACATGCACAATAAGATTTTCGACTGGTTAGAGATGACCACCGATATCAACCTTGCTCAGACCGACAACTCTGGTGCAGGTTTTGCGCAGAACCAGTCTAACCCTATCTGGGTAGGATTGAACTACTCTCCAACGATGGAAATGATGGCACCTAACGGCAACTACAATGTGGACCCTTACAACAATATTCAGAACAATCCTTACGGTATTCTCCATGATGGCGACAACGACCGCAAGCGTACCATGGTAACCGGTCACATTGACTTGAAGTTCAACCTTCTCAAGGGCTTGACATTCACTACCACCAACGGTATCGACTATAATGATTATAAGTGGTACAACTTCACTTCAACCAGAGTAAATGTTTCAGGTAACTCCATGACAAATGGCGATGCTACAGTAACCGCTTTGCAGTCTACCAACAATTTGACTTACATGGGCAAGTGGGGCGAGCACGCATTGACAGCTACCGGTGTATGGGAAGTTTCTTCTAACGAGGTTCGCAAAATGCAAATGACCGGTACCGGTATTGCCCACGAGCAGTTAGGTTACTGGAATATCCAGGATGCAGCTTCCAAGAATCCGACTAATGGTTACAGCAAGTGGACCATGCTCTCTGGCGTTGCCCGCGTCATGTACAACTATGCCGACCGCTACATGCTGACCGGTACATTCCGTGCCGATGGTTCCAGCCGTTTCACCAACAAGAAGTGGGGTTACTTCCCATCTATCGCAGGTGCTTGGACTGTTTCTAACGAAAAGTTCTGGGAGCCTATCAGAAATGCAGTAGAATACATGAAGATCCGTGCCAGCTATGGTATCATCGGTAATCAGGACATCGCTCCTTATTCTACTCTTGGAACTTTGGAATCAACAGGTTTCTCATACGGAACAAACCAGTCTTATACAGGTTACTGGGCAAATAGTTTTGCTACACCAGACCTGACCTGGGAGAAGGTTCACCAGTTTGACCTCGGTGTTGACCTCGGTTTCTTCGGTAACCGTTTGAGCATCAGTTTCGACTACTTCAACAAGACCACCAAGGATGCTCTTTTGCAGACGGCAGCTCCTGGCTACCTGGGCGGAACCAGATATTGGGTAAATGCCGGTGAGGTAAACAACAAGGGTGTTGACGTAACCATCAATGGTCAGATTATCCAGACCAAGGATTGGTCATGGTCATCTACCTTGAATGCCAGCTACATCAAGAACAAGGTAACCAAGATGACAGCCGATGAGCCTATCATTTATGGTGAGAAGCCAGCTCCTGGTACTGTTGACCCATGTACTATCATCAAGGAAGGTGAAGCTATCGGTACATTCTACGGATTCAAGTGGGCTGGAGTAGAAAAGAACGACAAGGGACAGTATGTAGACATGTACTATGCAGCAGACGGAACCAAGACTGCTTCTCCAAATGCAGGTACAGACCGTTTCGTATTGGGTCGCTCAAATCCTGATGTCACATTAGGCTGGAACAACACCATTACCTATAAGAACTGGGACTTCAACATGTTCTGCAATGCAGCCTTCGGTGCAAAACGTTTGAATATCGTACGTTTCGCAATGAATGCAGAGGTTGGTGCTTCAAGATTCGTTACAGACAAGGATCACTTCAGTAATATAGGTGTAACAATGCCTACCATCGGTGCAGAGAACAAGAACTATGGTAATTCAGACAAGTGGCTCGAGAATGCCGACTACTTCCGTTGTGAGAATATCAGCGTAGCTTATACATTCCCACGCAGCGTAACCAAGTTGGCAGACATCCGTCTTTCACTCTCAGCTCAGAACCTCTTCACCATCACAGGTTATAAGGGTATTGACCCAGCAGGTGCTTCTTTCAGTGATGCCAACGTAGACCGTGATAATGGTTTGGATATGGGTGCTTATCCTAATCCTCGTACCATCACAATGGGTGTTCGTGTAACCTTCTAAATTCAACAATCTAAAAACTGTAAGAATTATGAAAACTAAGAAATTATTATATACAGGTTGCTTCATGGCAGCTTCCCTGTTGTCACTCACATCATGTGGCGATTTCCTGGATGAGGATCCAAAGGGTCAGTTGAATCCAGAAACATTCTATACCATCGAAGACGACTACACCGCAGGCGTTAATACGCTGTACGATAAAGTGAATCAGACACAAAGTTGGACTAACCCTATGTATCCACAGTGGCAGGGAGACGATATCACAGCTAACCCTGGTTCCAACAAGCAGGCTTGTGCTGCGCTCGATGCATTTGATTCTGATGGTGCCAACAAGGGTGTTACAGAAGCCTGGACTCAGCATTATGCAGTTATCAAGACAGCCAATCTGATTATCGAGGGCTCTGAGAAATTCCCTGGTGATAAGGCTAAGATTGCTACCGCATTGGGAAACGCTCACTTCTGGCGTGCTTACTCGTACTACTATCTGGTACGTGTATTCGGCAAATTGCCTATTATCACTAAGACCAACATAGAACAGTTTGATGCTCAGCCATCTGAGATTGAGAAAGTATACGAATTGATCGTTCAAGACTTGAAGGATGCCATCAACGAACTTCCTACAGGTTATGACAAGGAGCCTGCCCGCTTGTTCGGAGTTGACGTTTGGGCTACCAAACAGGCTGCACAGTCTACCTTGGCAGCAGTTTATATGTCAATGGCAGGTTATCCGCTCAATAAGGGAACAGAATACTATAAGCTCGCTGCTGAGTTGGCTAAGGATGTCATCACCAACAATGGTACTTATGGCTTCATCTTGAACCCAGACTGGAAGGAAGTTTACTCTATGGGTAACAATTACAACATGGAGACCGTGCTCGGTATCAACAACGATGCCAAGGGTTGGTGGGATCATGACTCACAGCTTTCTTCCTGCTGTCGCTTCGAAGGTCTCGGCGATGGTGGCTGGGGTGACGCCTGGGGCGAAATTGCTTTCTGGAAGAGATATCCAGAGGGACCTCGCAAGAATGCTATTTATGCTCCTAAAGTTACATTCCAGGAGACTATCACTGAGAAAATCGGCGATAAGGAAGTTAAAAAGGATAAGATCAGCAAGGCCGTTTACTGGTGGGAACTTGACAACAATGGCAAACCTGTCGTAGATGCTTATCACCCTATGTTCACTATCTTCACTGTCAATGCTGACGAAAAGGGTAATATGCTCAAACAGCCATACGATTACATGGGAATCAACTATAAGGGTATGGTTAATGACCGCCGTCATAACCTCATCCGCTATTCAGAGGTTCTCCTCTGGTATGCTGAGAGTGCAGCCCGTGCAGGTCTCTCTGACTTGACAGAAGCTAAGAAATGCTTGAAGCTGGTTCGCAGCCGTGCCGTAACAGATGCTGAAAATGTGACACTTGACGACGGAACTACCGTAAAGATCGACAACATGAGCGCTGCCCAGCTTGCTGAGGCTTGCTACATCGAACACGGATGGGAAGTTGCAGGTAACTGGGTATCTATGGTTACCCGCCGTTCAGATGAGCTCCG of Segatella copri contains these proteins:
- a CDS encoding SusC/RagA family TonB-linked outer membrane protein, encoding MNKRANLYFAALLGAMSPLCTVSALAAQSNSTIATATQQQNSCTGTVKDATGEPIIGATIRIEGKTGGTVTDLDGNFTLSNIEKGAKLTITYVGYKSQTLTWSGSPLNITLQDDANMLEETVVIGYGTVKKADLAGSVAVLDSKNFKDQPVARVEDALNGRMSGVQVMSSGVPGGAMKIRVRGTSSVNKSNDPLYVVDGIVRETGLEGISPEDIQSIQVLKDASSTAIYGARGANGVVMVQTKSGSAGATQVTFDASFGISNAYHIPEVMGTKEYAQALIDYKGVAKSAMQGYLDGTKPGIDWMDELLQTGITQNYKVAVSQGNEKTQTYFSANYMDQKGVITDTKSRRYAIKANMHNKIFDWLEMTTDINLAQTDNSGAGFAQNQSNPIWVGLNYSPTMEMMAPNGNYNVDPYNNIQNNPYGILHDGDNDRKRTMVTGHIDLKFNLLKGLTFTTTNGIDYNDYKWYNFTSTRVNVSGNSMTNGDATVTALQSTNNLTYMGKWGEHALTATGVWEVSSNEVRKMQMTGTGIAHEQLGYWNIQDAASKNPTNGYSKWTMLSGVARVMYNYADRYMLTGTFRADGSSRFTNKKWGYFPSIAGAWTVSNEKFWEPIRNAVEYMKIRASYGIIGNQDIAPYSTLGTLESTGFSYGTNQSYTGYWANSFATPDLTWEKVHQFDLGVDLGFFGNRLSISFDYFNKTTKDALLQTAAPGYLGGTRYWVNAGEVNNKGVDVTINGQIIQTKDWSWSSTLNASYIKNKVTKMTADEPIIYGEKPAPGTVDPCTIIKEGEAIGTFYGFKWAGVEKNDKGQYVDMYYAADGTKTASPNAGTDRFVLGRSNPDVTLGWNNTITYKNWDFNMFCNAAFGAKRLNIVRFAMNAEVGASRFVTDKDHFSNIGVTMPTIGAENKNYGNSDKWLENADYFRCENISVAYTFPRSVTKLADIRLSLSAQNLFTITGYKGIDPAGASFSDANVDRDNGLDMGAYPNPRTITMGVRVTF
- a CDS encoding RagB/SusD family nutrient uptake outer membrane protein, translating into MKTKKLLYTGCFMAASLLSLTSCGDFLDEDPKGQLNPETFYTIEDDYTAGVNTLYDKVNQTQSWTNPMYPQWQGDDITANPGSNKQACAALDAFDSDGANKGVTEAWTQHYAVIKTANLIIEGSEKFPGDKAKIATALGNAHFWRAYSYYYLVRVFGKLPIITKTNIEQFDAQPSEIEKVYELIVQDLKDAINELPTGYDKEPARLFGVDVWATKQAAQSTLAAVYMSMAGYPLNKGTEYYKLAAELAKDVITNNGTYGFILNPDWKEVYSMGNNYNMETVLGINNDAKGWWDHDSQLSSCCRFEGLGDGGWGDAWGEIAFWKRYPEGPRKNAIYAPKVTFQETITEKIGDKEVKKDKISKAVYWWELDNNGKPVVDAYHPMFTIFTVNADEKGNMLKQPYDYMGINYKGMVNDRRHNLIRYSEVLLWYAESAARAGLSDLTEAKKCLKLVRSRAVTDAENVTLDDGTTVKIDNMSAAQLAEACYIEHGWEVAGNWVSMVTRRSDELRMDELKKNFEYRVANAPIVVAKEGGKEYTAKESVTVKGAWSEDRIYCPYPTTDGEKNPNLKR